A genomic stretch from Balaenoptera musculus isolate JJ_BM4_2016_0621 chromosome 9, mBalMus1.pri.v3, whole genome shotgun sequence includes:
- the EFCAB10 gene encoding EF-hand calcium-binding domain-containing protein 10 isoform X2: MEANSSRELEARNYLEKHRIMELLTYLASALLFFRPALKTLGLCTADEVLKDDGHGITCEKFMREVNKRTQEIWSAF; this comes from the exons ATGGAGGCCAACAGCAGCAGGGAGCTCGAAGCCAGGAATTATTTGGAAAAACATCGGATTATGGAGTTGCTGACCTATCTCGCCAGCGCCCTCCTCTTTTTCCGGCCGG CCCTAAAAACCCTGGGTCTGTGTACTGCAGATGAAGTTTTAAAAGATGATGGACATGGAATAACATGTGAAAAATTCATGCGTGAAgt gaacAAGAGGACTCAGGAAATATGGTCAGCATTTTAA
- the EFCAB10 gene encoding EF-hand calcium-binding domain-containing protein 10 isoform X1, which translates to MEANSSRELEARNYLEKHRIMELLTYLASALLFFRPEKPREYLISILERLRIAKVSGVAFPFFMDDSNIAAMFQMLDSSNKGSISFIQYKEALKTLGLCTADEVLKDDGHGITCEKFMREVNKRTQEIWSAF; encoded by the exons ATGGAGGCCAACAGCAGCAGGGAGCTCGAAGCCAGGAATTATTTGGAAAAACATCGGATTATGGAGTTGCTGACCTATCTCGCCAGCGCCCTCCTCTTTTTCCGGCCGG AAAAACCAAGAGAGTATTTAATATCTATATTGGAACGGCTGAGAATTGCCAAAGTATCAGGCGTGGCTTTCCCTTTCTTTATGGATGACTCTAACATTGCAGCCATGTTTCAGATGCTGGACTCCTCGAATAAAGGATCCATATCATTTATACAGTATAAAGAAG CCCTAAAAACCCTGGGTCTGTGTACTGCAGATGAAGTTTTAAAAGATGATGGACATGGAATAACATGTGAAAAATTCATGCGTGAAgt gaacAAGAGGACTCAGGAAATATGGTCAGCATTTTAA